In Deinococcus carri, one DNA window encodes the following:
- a CDS encoding PaaI family thioesterase, producing the protein MSQPDMAAALERLRQAVETSGFTRFMGTRLTRLEAGCAEIELDLRPDLTQHHGYAHGAVVGYLADTVSAWAASSVAGDVVTAEYKLNLLAPARGEMLWARGEVLRSGRRQVVVRAEVYARSGGKDTLVAAALATIVPVGGGA; encoded by the coding sequence ATGAGCCAGCCGGACATGGCGGCAGCCCTGGAACGGCTGAGGCAGGCCGTGGAAACCAGCGGCTTCACGCGGTTCATGGGCACCCGCCTCACCCGGCTGGAGGCGGGGTGCGCGGAAATCGAACTCGACCTGCGCCCCGACCTCACCCAGCACCACGGCTACGCGCACGGGGCGGTCGTCGGCTACCTCGCGGACACGGTGAGCGCCTGGGCGGCCTCCTCCGTCGCGGGGGACGTGGTGACCGCCGAGTACAAGCTGAACCTGCTGGCCCCCGCGCGGGGCGAGATGCTGTGGGCACGCGGCGAGGTGCTGCGCTCCGGTCGCCGTCAGGTGGTCGTGCGCGCCGAGGTGTACGCCCGAAGTGGCGGGAAAGACACTCTGGTCGCGGCGGCGCTGGCGACCATTGTTCCAGTCGGGGGCGGGGCATGA
- a CDS encoding LysE family translocator — MVPAHELLPFILAVLTLFVIPGPAVMLILTQSLSQGRAAGVATAVGLALGDAVHAGAAALGLTALLASSATLFAAVKWLGVLYLLFLAVQAWRDRTPLALPSAAPKASRSPGSNVGKAALTEILNPKTALFFLSFLPQFVRPEQGAVLPQMLMLGGVFVLLSLVYSAGLALTAGGLSGWLRSRPAVLRWQGKVVAGVYVALGLRLALQSRD; from the coding sequence ATGGTCCCCGCCCACGAGTTGCTCCCGTTCATCCTGGCCGTCCTGACGCTGTTCGTGATTCCCGGCCCCGCCGTGATGCTGATTCTCACGCAGAGCCTCAGCCAGGGGCGAGCAGCGGGGGTGGCGACGGCGGTGGGCCTGGCGCTGGGAGACGCTGTTCACGCGGGGGCGGCGGCCCTCGGTCTGACCGCGCTGCTGGCCTCCTCGGCCACGCTGTTCGCGGCAGTCAAGTGGCTGGGGGTGCTGTACCTGCTGTTCCTGGCGGTGCAGGCATGGCGGGACCGGACGCCGCTCGCACTGCCTTCCGCTGCACCCAAAGCCAGCCGCAGCCCCGGCAGCAACGTGGGCAAGGCCGCCCTCACCGAAATCCTGAACCCCAAGACCGCCCTCTTCTTCCTGTCGTTCCTGCCGCAGTTCGTCCGCCCCGAGCAGGGCGCGGTGCTGCCCCAGATGCTGATGCTGGGGGGCGTGTTCGTGCTGCTCAGCCTGGTGTATTCCGCTGGCCTGGCCCTGACGGCGGGCGGCCTGTCGGGCTGGCTGCGTTCTCGTCCCGCCGTGCTGCGCTGGCAGGGCAAGGTGGTCGCGGGCGTGTACGTCGCCCTCGGCCTGCGCCTGGCCCTGCAATCGCGCGACTGA
- a CDS encoding MaoC family dehydratase gives MTLTSLEDLRARVGQELSLSDWVTVTQEMVNQFADATGDHQFIHVDPERAAQTPFGGPIAHGFLTLSLLAGFFRTQGSFPQLAGTRMVVNYGLNRVRFIAPVPVGSRLRNRAVLLNVEDGPGYAQLTVANTIEIENAPKPAATAETVMRVYL, from the coding sequence ATGACCCTGACTTCCCTCGAAGACCTCCGCGCCCGCGTGGGCCAGGAACTCTCGCTGTCCGACTGGGTGACGGTCACGCAGGAGATGGTGAACCAGTTCGCGGACGCGACGGGCGACCATCAGTTCATCCACGTGGACCCGGAGCGGGCCGCGCAGACGCCCTTTGGCGGTCCTATCGCGCACGGCTTTCTGACGCTGTCGCTGCTGGCGGGGTTCTTCCGGACGCAGGGCAGCTTTCCGCAACTGGCCGGGACGCGCATGGTGGTGAACTACGGCCTCAACCGCGTGCGCTTCATCGCCCCAGTGCCCGTGGGCAGCCGCCTGCGAAATCGCGCCGTGCTGCTGAACGTCGAGGACGGCCCCGGCTACGCGCAACTGACGGTTGCCAACACCATTGAGATTGAGAATGCCCCCAAGCCTGCCGCGACTGCCGAAACGGTGATGCGGGTGTATTTGTGA
- a CDS encoding NADPH:quinone oxidoreductase family protein: MRALICTAFAEPEALTVQTVPDPTPGPGEVVLDVQAAGVNYPDALMVMGQYQVKPPLPFTPGAEAAGVIAAVGEGVTHLRPGQRAVAFTGTGAFAEKLLAPAPVVMPLPDGLDVAVAAGLPLAYGTSMHALVDRAQLKEGETLLVLGAAGGVGLAAVMIGKALGARVIAAASTEEKLDLCREHGADETLNYTTGDLRERLKALTGGKGPDVIFDPVGGDLAEPAFRSIGWGGRYLVVGFAGGEIPQLPLNLPLLKGASLVGVFWGEFARRDPRANARNMARLLGWVADGTVRPLVSERYPLERTPEALRALLERRVTGKVVVTP; encoded by the coding sequence ATGCGCGCCCTCATCTGCACCGCCTTTGCCGAACCCGAAGCCCTCACCGTCCAGACCGTCCCCGACCCCACGCCCGGCCCCGGCGAGGTCGTGCTGGACGTGCAGGCGGCAGGCGTGAACTACCCCGACGCGCTGATGGTGATGGGGCAGTATCAGGTCAAGCCGCCCCTGCCCTTCACGCCTGGCGCGGAGGCCGCCGGGGTCATCGCAGCGGTGGGCGAGGGCGTCACGCACCTGCGGCCCGGCCAGCGGGCAGTGGCCTTTACGGGCACGGGAGCCTTTGCCGAGAAGCTGCTCGCGCCCGCCCCGGTCGTGATGCCACTGCCGGACGGGCTGGATGTGGCCGTGGCGGCGGGCCTGCCGCTGGCCTACGGCACCTCGATGCACGCGCTGGTGGACCGGGCACAGCTCAAAGAGGGCGAGACGCTGCTGGTGCTGGGCGCGGCGGGTGGCGTGGGGCTGGCGGCGGTGATGATTGGCAAGGCACTGGGGGCGCGCGTGATTGCGGCGGCCAGCACGGAAGAGAAGCTGGACCTCTGCCGCGAACACGGCGCGGACGAGACGCTGAACTACACCACGGGGGACCTGCGGGAACGCCTCAAGGCACTGACGGGGGGCAAGGGGCCAGATGTCATCTTCGACCCAGTGGGGGGCGACCTCGCGGAACCGGCCTTCCGCTCCATCGGCTGGGGCGGGCGGTATCTGGTGGTGGGCTTCGCGGGCGGTGAGATTCCCCAGCTGCCGCTGAACCTGCCGCTGCTGAAAGGGGCCTCGCTGGTGGGCGTGTTCTGGGGCGAGTTCGCCCGGCGTGACCCGCGAGCCAACGCCCGCAACATGGCCCGGCTGCTGGGCTGGGTGGCAGACGGCACGGTCAGGCCGCTGGTCAGCGAACGCTACCCGCTGGAGCGCACCCCGGAGGCCCTGCGCGCCCTGCTGGAGCGCCGCGTGACCGGCAAAGTGGTGGTCACGCCTTGA
- a CDS encoding SMP-30/gluconolactonase/LRE family protein: MKLRTVLGAALAAGLGWLLFAPTRVRPVAWEGPGLPPSRTSGPYADNGRLNTAELLAPVPGLKAPESVAVDAQGRLYSGFEGGAVVRFQPDGTAPEVFADTGGRPLGLRFHPDGNLLIADALRGLLRVGPEGSVQVLATGAEGVPFRFTDDLDVDRAGRFVYFTDASSRYGWPHELLDLLEHGGHGRVLRHDLHTGETVVLARGLNFPNGVTLGPDEAYLLVTETGTARVHRLWLAGERAGTLEVFADSLPGYPDNVRFDGAGTFWVALPSRRSPLLDAGARQPWLRRVIARIAERAHLPLPEESMLVALDLKGRPVAFAQGSGSASYSYITQVLPVGDALILSSLHGQTLARVPLAQVRP, from the coding sequence GTGAAACTCCGCACGGTCCTCGGCGCTGCCCTCGCCGCTGGCCTGGGCTGGCTGCTGTTCGCGCCCACTCGGGTGCGGCCGGTGGCCTGGGAAGGGCCGGGGCTGCCCCCCTCGCGCACGAGCGGCCCCTACGCCGACAACGGGCGGCTGAACACCGCCGAGCTGCTCGCCCCCGTTCCCGGCCTGAAGGCCCCCGAATCCGTGGCTGTGGATGCCCAGGGCCGCCTCTACAGCGGCTTCGAGGGCGGCGCGGTGGTGCGCTTCCAGCCGGACGGGACTGCGCCGGAAGTCTTCGCTGACACGGGAGGTCGTCCCCTGGGCCTGCGCTTTCACCCCGACGGCAATCTGCTGATTGCCGACGCGCTGCGCGGCCTGCTGCGGGTCGGGCCGGAAGGCTCGGTGCAGGTCCTCGCCACCGGGGCGGAGGGCGTCCCCTTCCGCTTCACTGACGACCTGGATGTGGACCGGGCGGGCCGCTTCGTCTACTTCACCGACGCTTCGAGCAGGTACGGCTGGCCGCACGAACTGCTCGACCTGCTCGAACACGGCGGGCACGGGCGGGTGCTGCGGCATGACCTCCACACCGGCGAGACGGTCGTGCTGGCCCGTGGCCTCAATTTCCCCAACGGCGTGACGCTCGGCCCGGACGAGGCGTACCTGCTCGTGACCGAGACGGGAACGGCGCGGGTTCACCGCCTCTGGCTTGCGGGCGAGCGGGCCGGGACGCTGGAAGTCTTTGCCGATAGCCTCCCCGGCTACCCCGACAACGTGCGCTTCGACGGCGCGGGCACCTTCTGGGTGGCGCTGCCCAGCCGCCGCTCGCCCCTGCTGGACGCTGGAGCGCGCCAGCCCTGGCTGCGGCGTGTGATTGCCCGCATTGCCGAACGTGCCCACCTGCCCCTCCCCGAAGAATCCATGCTCGTCGCCCTCGACCTGAAGGGCCGCCCGGTCGCGTTCGCGCAGGGGAGCGGTTCGGCCAGTTACAGCTACATCACGCAGGTGCTGCCGGTCGGTGACGCCCTGATTCTGAGTTCACTGCACGGCCAGACCCTCGCCCGCGTGCCGCTTGCCCAGGTGCGCCCATGA
- a CDS encoding PaaI family thioesterase encodes MTALDGAEAVTFAQSVLDSQPFSVLVGARVEAMSPAGVVVRVPFRRDITQHHGFAHGGVQAALADIALTFMGAAALGPSVLTSEFKINFVRPGLGEALVARGSVISAGKRQAVTRCDIFAVQAGEEKLVATALGTIVMADVPPAGGGG; translated from the coding sequence GTGACGGCGCTGGACGGCGCGGAAGCGGTGACTTTCGCGCAGAGCGTGCTGGATTCTCAGCCCTTCAGCGTGCTGGTCGGTGCGCGGGTGGAGGCGATGTCGCCTGCGGGCGTGGTGGTGCGCGTCCCTTTCCGCCGGGACATCACGCAGCACCACGGCTTCGCGCATGGGGGCGTGCAGGCGGCGCTGGCCGACATCGCCCTCACCTTCATGGGCGCGGCGGCGCTGGGGCCGAGCGTGCTGACCAGCGAGTTCAAAATCAATTTCGTGCGGCCCGGCCTGGGCGAGGCCCTGGTCGCCCGTGGCAGCGTTATCAGTGCCGGGAAGCGGCAGGCCGTGACCCGCTGCGACATTTTTGCTGTGCAGGCGGGCGAGGAAAAGCTGGTCGCCACTGCACTCGGCACCATCGTGATGGCGGACGTACCCCCGGCGGGAGGCGGCGGGTGA
- a CDS encoding SDR family oxidoreductase, with translation MALKDLFDLTGKVALITGGSRGLGLQIAEGLGEYGATVVLTARKQKELDEAQTHLAALGITAHVYAHDLSQFETIEPLVERIHNEVGPIHVLVNNAGATWGAPAEEYPFDAWLKVMNLNVNGMFLLTQAVGKHCMIPARSGRIINVASVAGLKGNNPRMAGTLAYNTSKGADVNFTRALAAEWAKYGITVNSICPGYFPTKMTKGTLAYGEETILAHTPLGRLGGPEDLKGLALLLASDASAYMTGQNIAVDGGVTAI, from the coding sequence ATGGCACTCAAGGACCTGTTTGACCTGACCGGTAAGGTCGCCCTCATCACCGGAGGCTCGCGCGGCCTCGGGCTGCAAATCGCGGAGGGGCTGGGCGAGTACGGCGCGACCGTTGTCCTGACCGCCCGCAAGCAGAAAGAACTCGACGAGGCGCAGACCCACCTGGCGGCCCTGGGCATCACCGCACACGTGTACGCCCACGACCTCTCGCAGTTCGAGACCATCGAGCCGCTGGTCGAGCGCATCCACAACGAGGTCGGCCCGATTCATGTCCTGGTCAACAACGCCGGGGCCACCTGGGGCGCGCCCGCCGAGGAGTACCCCTTCGACGCCTGGCTCAAGGTGATGAACCTCAACGTGAACGGCATGTTCCTGCTGACCCAGGCGGTGGGCAAGCACTGCATGATTCCCGCCCGGTCGGGCCGCATCATCAACGTCGCCTCGGTGGCGGGCCTCAAGGGCAACAACCCGCGCATGGCCGGAACGCTGGCCTACAACACGTCCAAGGGCGCGGACGTGAACTTCACCCGCGCGCTGGCCGCCGAGTGGGCCAAGTACGGCATCACCGTCAACTCCATCTGCCCCGGCTACTTCCCCACCAAGATGACCAAGGGCACCCTCGCCTATGGTGAGGAAACCATCCTCGCCCACACGCCCCTGGGCCGTCTGGGCGGCCCCGAGGACCTCAAGGGCCTCGCGCTGCTCCTCGCCAGCGACGCCTCCGCGTACATGACCGGGCAGAACATCGCGGTGGACGGCGGGGTGACGGCGATTTGA
- a CDS encoding M20/M25/M40 family metallo-hydrolase produces MTSAPDLTTPSAAASWAPRTRAWLDLLVGWPSVTGSLDEQAFAPRLHTALAEHPYFQAHPEHLWRQPALGGGPENLLALVRGEGPETVILSGHYDTVSVDPYGSLAPLAHQPEALRAALLEELQPLSPDAGERLAWDDLAGGDFLPGRGVLDMKGGIAAGLSVLEHWLEAPGRRGNLLVVLSPDEEDRSRGARAARHALGETAQRWGLTFAAGINLDATSDLGDGAQGRSIALGTVGKLLPFVFMLGRGTHAGYPFEGLSAHAMSAELLRRLDTNPEFADHAHGESAPPPACLELRDLRGGYDVTTPDRVWSAYNVLTHRRTPAEVLDLFCSEVGDAMHTVIREQARRAAALGLKTTDSPPRVLTFGALRQLVLEAGGPDVQAAYEALVQQHAQATNPLDASREVTDWLTRQAGLRGPVAVVGFAGLHYPHTHVTGHGPAGERLRQVALYVAASTQPPLSVRQFFAGISDMSFLGAPPDQGRQRDVQANTAVPAFVDAGEDAGLPFPVFPTVNVGPWGREYHQRLERVHLPYALETLPEVVWRLVTGLLPQP; encoded by the coding sequence GTGACCTCCGCACCCGACCTGACCACCCCCTCTGCCGCCGCCTCATGGGCACCCCGCACCCGTGCCTGGCTCGACCTCCTGGTGGGCTGGCCCAGTGTGACGGGCAGCCTGGACGAACAGGCCTTCGCCCCCCGGCTGCATACGGCCCTGGCCGAGCATCCCTATTTCCAGGCACATCCCGAACACCTGTGGCGGCAGCCTGCCCTGGGGGGCGGCCCCGAGAACCTGCTGGCCCTGGTCCGGGGGGAAGGGCCGGAGACGGTCATCCTGTCGGGGCACTACGACACCGTGAGCGTGGACCCCTACGGGAGCCTCGCGCCGCTCGCGCACCAGCCGGAGGCGCTGCGGGCCGCGCTGCTGGAGGAATTACAGCCCCTGTCGCCGGACGCGGGCGAGCGCCTGGCCTGGGACGACCTGGCGGGGGGCGACTTCCTGCCCGGCCGCGGCGTGCTGGACATGAAAGGCGGCATCGCGGCGGGCCTGAGTGTCCTCGAACACTGGCTGGAGGCCCCGGGGCGGCGGGGCAACCTGCTGGTGGTCCTCTCCCCCGACGAGGAGGACCGCTCGCGGGGTGCCCGCGCCGCCCGGCACGCGCTGGGGGAGACCGCGCAGCGGTGGGGGCTGACCTTTGCGGCGGGCATCAACCTGGACGCCACCAGTGACCTGGGCGACGGGGCGCAGGGCCGCAGCATCGCCCTGGGCACGGTAGGCAAGCTTCTGCCCTTCGTGTTCATGCTGGGGCGGGGCACCCACGCGGGCTACCCCTTCGAGGGCCTCAGCGCCCACGCGATGAGCGCCGAACTGCTGCGGCGGCTGGACACCAACCCCGAGTTTGCCGACCACGCGCACGGCGAGAGTGCCCCGCCCCCCGCCTGCCTGGAACTGCGCGACCTGCGCGGCGGGTACGACGTGACCACCCCCGACCGCGTGTGGAGCGCCTACAACGTGCTGACCCACCGCCGCACCCCCGCCGAGGTGCTGGACCTGTTCTGCTCGGAGGTCGGGGACGCCATGCACACCGTCATCCGCGAGCAGGCCCGCCGGGCGGCGGCGCTGGGGCTGAAGACCACCGACAGCCCGCCGCGTGTACTGACCTTCGGGGCACTCCGGCAACTCGTCCTGGAGGCCGGGGGGCCGGACGTGCAGGCCGCGTATGAGGCGCTGGTGCAGCAGCACGCGCAGGCCACGAATCCCCTGGACGCCAGCCGCGAGGTCACCGACTGGCTGACCCGTCAGGCAGGGCTGCGCGGTCCGGTGGCGGTGGTGGGCTTCGCGGGCCTGCACTACCCCCACACGCACGTCACCGGACATGGCCCAGCAGGCGAGCGGCTGCGGCAGGTGGCCCTCTATGTGGCGGCCTCCACGCAGCCCCCGCTGTCGGTGCGTCAGTTCTTCGCGGGCATCTCCGACATGAGCTTCCTGGGTGCGCCCCCCGACCAGGGCCGCCAGCGGGACGTGCAGGCCAACACGGCGGTCCCGGCCTTCGTGGACGCGGGGGAAGACGCTGGCCTCCCCTTTCCGGTCTTTCCCACCGTGAACGTCGGTCCCTGGGGCCGGGAATACCACCAGCGGCTCGAACGGGTGCATCTGCCCTACGCGCTGGAGACGCTGCCGGAAGTGGTCTGGCGGCTGGTCACGGGGCTGCTGCCCCAGCCCTGA
- a CDS encoding LysR family transcriptional regulator, which yields MALPDRLSPAAGLRPLVKPALLQALVAVAEAGSFSRGAAHLDVTQSAVSRSVAELERELGVRLLRRTPQGAHLTPAGERVLERARHILTLLDLLHDDARASGEITGTVRIACFRSVATHLLPPLMARTRLAYPQVRLEIHDACLERADVERAVLTGRADFGVGQLPADPRLVASPLLTDEYLLVTNAADPAPLPLAGPYLQHGLTTLPAITEALKALGLPGTPAMCLSEETSILALVERGLGFSVLPRLVLPAALPGVRLQAFPGRVARTLGVLRLPSGARSPAARLLLAAVLDAAHPAVPPQE from the coding sequence ATGGCCCTTCCCGACCGCCTTTCGCCTGCCGCCGGGCTGCGCCCCCTCGTGAAGCCCGCGCTGCTTCAGGCGCTGGTGGCCGTGGCCGAGGCGGGCAGCTTCAGCCGGGGCGCGGCCCACCTGGACGTCACGCAGTCCGCCGTCAGCCGCTCGGTTGCAGAGCTGGAGCGCGAGCTGGGGGTGCGCCTGCTGCGCCGCACGCCCCAGGGCGCTCACCTCACCCCGGCGGGCGAGCGGGTGCTGGAGCGGGCCAGGCACATCCTGACCCTGCTCGACCTGCTGCACGACGACGCCCGCGCTTCCGGCGAAATCACCGGCACCGTGCGCATCGCCTGCTTCCGTAGCGTCGCCACGCACCTCCTGCCGCCCCTGATGGCCCGGACGCGCCTGGCCTATCCGCAGGTGCGCCTGGAGATTCACGACGCCTGCCTGGAAAGGGCCGATGTCGAGCGGGCCGTGCTGACGGGCCGGGCCGACTTCGGGGTGGGCCAGCTTCCCGCCGACCCGCGCCTGGTGGCCTCCCCCCTGCTGACCGACGAGTACCTGCTGGTGACGAACGCGGCCGACCCGGCCCCCCTCCCCCTGGCTGGCCCGTACCTCCAGCACGGCCTGACCACCCTGCCCGCCATCACGGAGGCGCTGAAGGCCCTGGGCCTGCCGGGCACCCCCGCGATGTGCCTGTCGGAGGAAACGAGCATCCTGGCGCTGGTCGAGAGGGGCTTGGGCTTCAGCGTTCTGCCCCGGCTGGTGTTGCCCGCCGCGCTGCCCGGCGTCCGCCTGCAAGCCTTTCCGGGCCGGGTCGCCCGCACGCTCGGGGTGTTGCGCCTGCCGTCGGGGGCACGTTCCCCCGCCGCGCGTCTCCTGCTGGCCGCCGTGCTGGACGCGGCGCATCCGGCTGTTCCGCCCCAGGAATAG
- a CDS encoding acyl-CoA dehydrogenase encodes MAPFLSRRDLQFQLYEVLDTASLPQRPRFAEHSREVYDDVLNLAYNVADRYFANHAREADLNEPHVVDGKVKLVPAAAEAMRAFREAGFFSAHADEELGGLQLPHVVAQAMHAHFKAANIGTSSYPFLTIGNANLQRVFASPEQQRKYMLPLLEGRWFGTMALSEPHAGSGLADITTTATPREDGTYAITGTKMWISAGEHELSENIVHLVLARIKGAPAGVKGISLFIVPRYRVNEDGTPGESNHVVLAGLNHKMGYRGTTNTLLNFGEGGETVGELIGEPGRGLQYMFHMMNGARIGVGMGAVMLGYAGYLASLEYARERRQGRHASNKDAASEPVRIIEHADVRRLLLRQKSIVEGGLALGLYAAHLEDEIETGPEEDREDNALLLDLLTPIVKSWPSRYSQEALSDAIQVMGGAGYTRDAPVEMYYRDNRLNPIHEGTEGIQGNDLLGRKVTQAGGRGLKVLLGRIQADLKASEGLEGLDEIRPALGQAVQQSTAALQTILAQAPELGPNLFLANANSALEMLGHTVIGWMWLRQAMAAARALPGARGDDADFYRGKLQAARFFATHELPKVKAHADLLASADRTTFEMQDAWF; translated from the coding sequence ATGGCCCCCTTCCTGTCCCGCCGTGACCTGCAATTCCAGCTTTATGAAGTGCTGGACACCGCTTCCCTGCCCCAGCGCCCCCGTTTCGCGGAACATAGCCGCGAGGTCTACGACGACGTGCTGAACCTCGCCTACAACGTCGCCGACCGCTATTTCGCCAACCACGCCCGCGAGGCCGACCTGAACGAGCCGCACGTGGTGGACGGCAAGGTGAAGTTGGTCCCCGCCGCCGCCGAGGCAATGAGAGCCTTCCGTGAGGCGGGCTTTTTCAGCGCTCACGCCGACGAGGAACTGGGCGGCCTGCAACTGCCCCACGTGGTCGCGCAGGCCATGCACGCGCACTTCAAGGCGGCCAACATCGGCACCAGCAGTTATCCCTTCCTCACCATCGGCAACGCCAACCTGCAACGGGTCTTCGCCTCGCCCGAGCAGCAGCGCAAATACATGCTCCCCCTGCTGGAAGGCCGCTGGTTCGGCACGATGGCCCTCTCCGAGCCGCACGCGGGGTCGGGCCTGGCGGACATCACGACCACTGCCACGCCGAGGGAGGACGGCACCTACGCCATCACCGGCACCAAGATGTGGATTTCGGCAGGCGAACACGAACTGTCGGAAAATATCGTCCACCTCGTCCTGGCGCGCATCAAGGGTGCCCCGGCGGGCGTGAAGGGCATCTCCCTCTTCATCGTGCCCAGATACCGGGTCAATGAGGACGGCACGCCCGGCGAGTCCAACCATGTCGTCCTGGCGGGCCTCAATCACAAGATGGGTTACCGGGGCACCACCAACACGCTGCTGAACTTCGGGGAGGGCGGCGAGACGGTCGGCGAACTCATCGGCGAGCCGGGGCGCGGCCTCCAGTACATGTTCCACATGATGAACGGGGCGCGCATCGGCGTCGGCATGGGCGCGGTGATGCTGGGCTACGCGGGCTACCTCGCCAGCCTGGAATACGCCCGCGAGCGGCGGCAGGGACGGCACGCCAGCAACAAGGACGCGGCCAGTGAACCCGTCCGCATCATCGAACATGCCGATGTGCGCCGCCTCCTGCTGCGGCAGAAGAGCATCGTGGAGGGCGGCCTGGCGCTGGGCCTTTACGCCGCGCACCTCGAAGACGAAATCGAAACCGGCCCGGAAGAGGACCGCGAGGACAACGCCCTGCTGCTGGACCTCCTCACGCCCATCGTCAAATCCTGGCCCAGCCGGTACAGCCAGGAGGCGCTCAGCGACGCGATTCAGGTGATGGGCGGGGCCGGGTACACCCGTGACGCCCCGGTGGAGATGTACTACCGCGACAACCGCCTCAACCCCATCCACGAGGGCACCGAGGGCATCCAGGGCAACGACCTGCTGGGCCGCAAGGTGACGCAGGCGGGCGGGCGCGGGCTGAAGGTGCTGCTCGGGCGCATCCAGGCCGACCTGAAGGCGTCGGAGGGGCTGGAAGGCCTGGACGAGATTCGCCCGGCGCTTGGGCAGGCGGTCCAGCAGAGTACGGCGGCCCTGCAAACCATCCTCGCCCAAGCCCCCGAACTCGGCCCCAACCTTTTCCTCGCCAACGCGAACAGCGCGCTGGAGATGCTGGGGCACACCGTCATCGGCTGGATGTGGCTGCGGCAGGCCATGGCAGCGGCCCGCGCGCTTCCGGGGGCACGCGGCGACGACGCCGACTTCTACCGGGGCAAGCTCCAGGCCGCCCGCTTCTTCGCCACCCACGAACTGCCGAAGGTGAAGGCCCACGCGGACCTGCTGGCAAGCGCGGACCGGACGACCTTCGAGATGCAGGACGCCTGGTTTTGA
- a CDS encoding alpha/beta hydrolase, with protein MERSAFSGQPSAEGDFRRVRVGGRALAYTEVSPARPRANVLFLAWLGGSRLGWQGVVEAIGDEYRALAPDHRDTGDSEAFADPYLLADLADDAADFLRAVDAAPAFVVGLSMGGMVAQHLALRHPDLVRGLVLVSTTPGGADSTPATERGRAALFLPADMEAQERARQALTLMTHEGFAAAHPEALDLAAANAARHPMSAESFKRQFRAIRAHDVTADLARITVPTLVLHGEGDDLIPLPNAERLAAGIPGAALRVYPSTGHMPHLERPAEFLHDLCGFLAAHRGEG; from the coding sequence ATGGAGCGGTCAGCTTTCAGCGGTCAGCCGTCAGCAGAAGGGGACTTCCGGCGGGTCAGGGTCGGGGGGCGTGCCCTCGCGTACACCGAGGTTTCCCCGGCCCGGCCCCGCGCGAACGTCCTCTTCCTGGCCTGGCTGGGCGGGTCGCGGCTGGGGTGGCAGGGCGTGGTGGAGGCAATAGGTGACGAATACCGTGCCCTCGCCCCCGACCACCGCGACACGGGGGATTCGGAGGCTTTCGCGGACCCCTACCTGCTGGCCGACCTCGCGGACGATGCCGCCGATTTTCTGCGGGCAGTGGACGCCGCGCCCGCCTTCGTCGTCGGCCTCAGCATGGGCGGTATGGTCGCCCAGCACCTCGCCCTGCGGCACCCGGACCTGGTGCGCGGGCTGGTGCTGGTGTCCACCACGCCGGGCGGCGCAGATTCCACCCCGGCGACCGAGCGGGGGCGGGCGGCCCTCTTCCTGCCCGCTGACATGGAAGCGCAGGAACGGGCGCGGCAGGCCCTCACGCTGATGACGCACGAGGGGTTCGCGGCGGCCCACCCGGAAGCCCTCGACCTGGCCGCCGCGAACGCCGCCCGCCATCCCATGAGCGCCGAGAGCTTCAAGCGGCAGTTCCGGGCGATTCGGGCGCATGACGTGACTGCCGACCTCGCCCGCATCACGGTGCCCACCCTGGTGCTGCACGGCGAGGGGGACGACCTGATTCCCCTGCCCAACGCCGAACGACTGGCCGCAGGAATTCCGGGGGCCGCGTTGCGGGTCTACCCCTCCACCGGGCACATGCCGCACCTCGAACGCCCGGCGGAGTTCCTGCACGACCTGTGCGGGTTTCTGGCGGCCCACAGGGGCGAGGGGTAA